In a genomic window of Salegentibacter salegens:
- a CDS encoding Rieske (2Fe-2S) protein, with protein sequence MKKTLFLLLFSVIFSACSTNDDNDLNNPNLIDLNFRLQLNLDFPEYNDLQFPGNSFVTYNEGIRGVVVYNINNSQYTAFELSDPNHPPSNCSVMTVEGIVATCNCEDGNSYNIITGELLEGDGEYAMKPYRIERRGNTIEVYN encoded by the coding sequence ATGAAAAAAACTCTTTTTTTGCTTCTATTTTCAGTAATTTTTAGCGCTTGCTCCACCAATGATGACAATGACCTTAATAACCCAAACCTAATAGATTTGAATTTCAGGCTTCAACTAAACCTGGATTTTCCAGAATATAATGATCTTCAATTTCCAGGAAATAGCTTTGTTACTTATAACGAAGGCATAAGGGGAGTTGTTGTATATAACATTAATAACTCGCAGTACACTGCTTTTGAACTTAGTGATCCTAACCACCCGCCGAGTAATTGCTCGGTAATGACGGTAGAAGGTATTGTCGCTACCTGTAATTGCGAAGACGGCAATTCTTATAATATCATTACAGGTGAATTATTGGAAGGTGATGGCGAATACGCAATGAAACCTTACCGCATTGAACGCCGCGGGAATACGATAGAAGTTTATAATTAA
- the greA gene encoding transcription elongation factor GreA: MSKVSYYTEEGLKKLRDELNQLRDVERPKASEAIGEARDKGDLSENAEYDAAKEAQGLLEMKISKLEEVVANARVIDESQLDTSKVLVHSHVRIKNQTSGAEVKYKLVAQSEADLKSGKISVDSPIGKGLLGKKVGDTAEIDVPSGKMKFEILEIWRE; encoded by the coding sequence ATGAGCAAAGTATCTTATTATACTGAAGAGGGATTAAAAAAGTTGAGGGATGAACTTAATCAGCTACGTGATGTAGAGCGGCCAAAGGCTTCTGAAGCTATTGGCGAAGCCCGTGATAAAGGAGATTTAAGTGAGAATGCAGAATATGATGCTGCAAAAGAAGCACAGGGTCTCTTAGAAATGAAGATCTCAAAATTGGAAGAAGTGGTTGCGAATGCCAGGGTAATAGACGAATCTCAATTAGATACCTCTAAAGTGCTGGTACATTCCCACGTGAGAATAAAGAACCAAACAAGTGGTGCCGAAGTAAAATATAAATTGGTAGCCCAAAGTGAAGCCGATCTAAAATCTGGTAAAATATCGGTAGATTCTCCTATAGGCAAGGGCTTATTGGGGAAAAAAGTTGGAGATACAGCAGAAATAGATGTGCCTAGCGGTAAAATGAAATTTGAAATTTTAGAGATCTGGAGAGAATAG
- a CDS encoding HIT family protein, with the protein MASLFTKIVRGEVPAYKIAEDSQFLAFLDVNPNAKGHTLCIPKKEVNKIFDLEEEMYQELMRFSRKVAIALEKTVDCKRVGMAVVGLEVPHVHVHLIPLNSMSDMDFSKSEKMEEEEFKKLAESIHVNL; encoded by the coding sequence ATGGCCAGTTTATTCACTAAAATAGTAAGGGGAGAAGTGCCTGCTTACAAAATTGCAGAAGATAGTCAGTTTTTGGCTTTTTTAGATGTTAACCCAAATGCTAAAGGACATACCTTATGTATTCCAAAAAAAGAAGTGAATAAAATCTTCGATTTAGAAGAAGAAATGTACCAGGAATTAATGCGTTTTTCCCGAAAAGTGGCAATCGCTTTAGAAAAAACCGTTGATTGCAAGCGGGTAGGAATGGCCGTGGTAGGTCTCGAGGTTCCGCACGTTCATGTACATCTTATTCCGCTTAATTCTATGAGTGATATGGATTTTTCAAAAAGCGAAAAAATGGAAGAAGAAGAATTCAAGAAACTGGCAGAATCTATTCACGTTAATCTTTAA
- a CDS encoding acyl-CoA thioesterase, with protein METESYKLKLELRIDWSDLDMYKHVNNISFMRYMQSGRVNFWEASGIYKMYENSNMGTMLVSTHCDFKKSLYYPGKAIVKTRIDFIKNSSFGLKHLILNEADEVCAEGKDVVVCYDFERDKTFRIPEDLRDQLSRF; from the coding sequence ATGGAAACCGAAAGTTACAAGTTAAAGCTGGAGCTTAGGATAGACTGGAGTGATTTAGATATGTATAAGCACGTAAATAATATCTCATTTATGCGCTATATGCAGTCTGGCCGGGTTAATTTCTGGGAAGCTTCAGGGATTTACAAGATGTATGAAAACAGCAATATGGGAACAATGTTGGTTTCTACTCATTGTGATTTCAAGAAGTCGCTGTACTATCCTGGGAAAGCCATAGTAAAGACCAGAATAGATTTTATTAAAAATTCCAGTTTCGGTTTAAAACACCTTATTTTAAATGAAGCCGATGAGGTTTGCGCTGAAGGTAAAGATGTGGTGGTTTGTTATGATTTTGAAAGAGATAAAACGTTTAGAATACCCGAAGATTTAAGAGATCAGCTTTCCAGATTCTAA
- a CDS encoding sensor histidine kinase: MNFTDERTFNRWFIIISCLIVVGLVLWNTSIFFQRLKQDERAKMNIWAKAQEALDRDPPPADADLDLILEILNNNTTIPIIHTDTDGDIAYTTNIDPDKLENEKQAEQLLESLKEENAPIIINLGNGEQQYIYYGNSPVLNSLKYYPVGLVLIGFLFIGVVYFFYTTTKNSEQNKLWAGMAKETAHQIGTPLSSLIGWTEILKQENVNESYIVEMEKDISRLETITERFSKIGSSPILERTNIIEATQNSFDYLKTRSSRLIEFSINVPKGDIPVMLNKQLYSWTIENLVKNAIDAMRGKGKLHITIKEEQKWAHIFIKDTGKGLDKSKFKLIFEPGHTTKKRGWGLGLSLAKRIIEGYHHGRIKVAESELNKGTTFKISLRKV; this comes from the coding sequence ATGAACTTCACAGACGAACGCACTTTTAATCGCTGGTTTATTATTATTTCGTGTTTGATAGTAGTAGGCCTGGTTTTATGGAATACCAGTATCTTTTTTCAGCGCTTAAAACAAGATGAACGGGCTAAAATGAATATTTGGGCCAAAGCGCAGGAAGCTTTAGACCGCGACCCACCACCTGCAGATGCCGACCTTGACCTTATTCTTGAAATTTTAAATAATAACACTACTATTCCCATAATTCACACCGATACCGATGGGGATATTGCTTATACCACTAATATTGATCCCGATAAATTAGAAAATGAGAAGCAGGCTGAACAACTTCTTGAAAGTTTAAAGGAAGAAAATGCTCCCATAATTATAAATCTTGGAAATGGAGAGCAACAGTATATTTATTACGGTAATTCCCCAGTTTTAAACAGTCTTAAATACTATCCCGTTGGGTTGGTGCTTATAGGTTTCCTATTTATTGGAGTGGTCTATTTTTTCTATACCACTACGAAGAACAGCGAACAAAATAAGCTATGGGCGGGTATGGCGAAAGAAACTGCACATCAAATTGGCACACCCCTGTCTTCGCTTATTGGCTGGACCGAGATCCTGAAACAGGAAAATGTAAACGAGTCTTATATCGTTGAAATGGAAAAAGATATTAGCCGCCTGGAAACTATTACCGAACGTTTTTCTAAAATAGGTTCGTCTCCTATTCTTGAAAGAACAAATATTATTGAAGCAACTCAAAATAGTTTCGATTATTTAAAAACCAGAAGCTCACGGCTTATTGAATTCTCTATTAATGTTCCTAAAGGTGATATTCCAGTTATGTTAAATAAGCAACTTTACAGCTGGACAATAGAAAACCTGGTAAAGAATGCCATAGACGCCATGCGTGGAAAAGGAAAGCTGCACATTACAATTAAAGAGGAACAAAAATGGGCGCATATCTTTATAAAAGACACGGGGAAAGGCCTGGATAAAAGCAAATTTAAACTTATTTTTGAACCCGGACATACCACCAAAAAACGAGGTTGGGGCCTTGGATTATCTTTAGCAAAACGTATTATTGAGGGTTATCACCACGGAAGAATAAAAGTAGCCGAAAGCGAATTAAACAAAGGCACTACTTTTAAAATTTCACTTAGAAAAGTTTAG
- a CDS encoding flavin reductase family protein, producing MLTIDPKEVSTGKLHRYLLGAIGPRPIAFASTIDTEGRPNLSPFSFFNVFGSNPPTLIFSPARRGRDNTVKHTYTNVKNIDEVVINIVNYDIVQQMSLSSTEYAEGVNEFEKAGFSMLKSELVKPFRVAESPVQFECKVKQVVETGQEGGAGNLVICEVLKMHINESILDEDGFIDQHKIDQVARMGGNWYTRANMGMFEVPKPLSSLGIGIDAIPAGIRESKTLTGNDLGKLGNVEALPKDEEIASFIAENKDLAELVKTNNKTDIHTRAQLFLEKNNTDAAWKLLLAKTD from the coding sequence ATGCTTACAATAGATCCTAAAGAGGTGAGCACTGGCAAGCTTCATCGTTATTTGCTTGGAGCCATTGGCCCCAGGCCTATCGCTTTTGCCAGTACAATAGATACTGAAGGCCGGCCAAATTTATCACCTTTCAGCTTTTTTAATGTTTTTGGATCTAATCCGCCTACATTAATTTTTTCACCGGCAAGGAGAGGTAGGGATAATACGGTAAAGCATACGTACACTAATGTTAAAAATATTGATGAGGTGGTAATCAATATTGTAAATTACGATATTGTTCAGCAAATGTCACTTTCCAGTACCGAATATGCCGAGGGTGTAAATGAGTTCGAAAAAGCAGGTTTTTCAATGCTGAAATCAGAACTTGTGAAACCATTTCGTGTGGCTGAATCTCCGGTACAGTTTGAATGTAAAGTGAAACAGGTTGTAGAAACCGGCCAGGAAGGTGGCGCAGGTAATCTTGTGATTTGTGAAGTTCTTAAAATGCATATTAATGAAAGCATTTTAGACGAAGACGGATTTATAGATCAACATAAAATAGACCAGGTGGCAAGGATGGGCGGTAATTGGTATACCCGCGCGAATATGGGAATGTTCGAGGTGCCAAAACCTCTTTCTAGTTTAGGAATTGGAATAGATGCTATTCCTGCAGGAATTAGGGAAAGTAAAACCTTAACCGGCAATGATCTTGGTAAGTTGGGGAATGTTGAAGCGCTACCAAAAGATGAAGAAATTGCAAGTTTTATAGCTGAAAATAAAGATTTAGCCGAATTAGTAAAAACAAATAACAAAACAGATATTCATACCCGGGCACAATTGTTTTTAGAGAAAAACAATACCGATGCTGCCTGGAAATTATTATTAGCAAAAACAGATTAA
- a CDS encoding DUF3127 domain-containing protein yields the protein MEVQGKIKLIGETKTFGNNGFRKREVVVTTEEQYPQHIMIEFVQDKTDLLNSFQVGQPVKIGINLRGREWVSPQGETKYFNSIQGWRIENLQADQSAGGQNVPPPDNFEPANNLNEEDYDDLPF from the coding sequence ATGGAAGTACAAGGCAAGATTAAGTTAATAGGAGAAACCAAGACCTTTGGAAATAATGGTTTTAGAAAGAGAGAAGTAGTGGTAACTACAGAGGAGCAATATCCGCAACATATAATGATAGAATTTGTTCAGGATAAAACAGATTTGCTTAACAGCTTTCAGGTAGGACAACCGGTAAAAATTGGAATTAACCTTAGAGGTAGAGAATGGGTAAGCCCGCAAGGCGAAACCAAATATTTTAACTCTATCCAGGGGTGGAGAATAGAAAATTTACAGGCAGACCAATCGGCAGGAGGACAAAATGTGCCACCACCAGATAATTTTGAGCCTGCAAACAACTTAAACGAAGAAGATTACGACGATCTTCCATTCTAG
- the aat gene encoding leucyl/phenylalanyl-tRNA--protein transferase → MHYLQHNEKFPPISEADEQGLLAIGGDMSIPRLIYAYNHGIFPWYDASQPLLWWSPDPRMVLFPDKLKVSKSMKQLFRKETFTVTFNKDFRAVIESCAEIRRDGQHGTWITQEIIDCFGDLHELNIAHSVEVWQDDNLVGGLYGIYLEDKKIFCGESMFTRASNASKYGFISLVRKLKEDGVKLIDCQVYTQHLESLGAEEISRNEFLSYLDVSA, encoded by the coding sequence TTGCATTATTTACAACATAACGAAAAATTCCCGCCCATTTCTGAAGCTGATGAACAGGGGTTGTTGGCTATTGGGGGCGATATGAGCATTCCGCGTTTAATTTATGCTTATAACCACGGAATTTTCCCCTGGTATGATGCTTCCCAGCCTTTACTTTGGTGGAGTCCAGATCCCAGGATGGTACTTTTTCCTGATAAATTAAAAGTTTCAAAAAGTATGAAGCAATTATTTAGGAAGGAAACCTTTACAGTGACTTTTAATAAAGATTTTAGAGCGGTAATAGAATCCTGTGCCGAAATAAGACGTGATGGCCAGCACGGCACCTGGATAACCCAGGAAATAATAGATTGCTTTGGTGATTTGCATGAACTTAATATAGCGCACTCTGTAGAAGTTTGGCAGGATGATAATTTAGTTGGTGGCCTATATGGGATTTACCTGGAAGATAAAAAGATCTTCTGTGGCGAGAGTATGTTTACGAGAGCAAGTAACGCTTCTAAGTATGGATTTATCTCCCTGGTTAGAAAATTAAAAGAAGACGGTGTAAAACTCATAGATTGCCAGGTTTATACCCAGCATTTGGAAAGCCTGGGTGCAGAGGAAATTTCGAGAAACGAATTTCTTAGCTATTTAGATGTTTCTGCATAG
- a CDS encoding DNA-3-methyladenine glycosylase I → MAKLQRCGWCEGDALYEAYHDNEWGVPVYNDETIFEFLILETFQAGLSWITVLRKRENFREAFDDFDYKKIANYSEDKIQELLQNPGIIRNKLKVRATVTNAQNFIKIQEEFGSFSKYIWSFVGGEPIQNEIEDYKKAPATTAISDKLSKDLKKKGFKFVGSTVMYAHMQATGMVNDHEVSCFRNSEVKELDK, encoded by the coding sequence ATGGCAAAATTACAACGCTGTGGCTGGTGTGAAGGCGATGCACTCTACGAGGCTTATCACGATAATGAATGGGGCGTTCCTGTTTATAACGATGAAACTATTTTTGAATTTCTTATCCTCGAAACCTTTCAGGCAGGATTAAGTTGGATTACCGTACTGCGAAAACGAGAAAACTTCCGGGAAGCTTTTGATGATTTTGACTATAAAAAAATCGCGAATTATTCCGAAGACAAAATTCAGGAGTTACTGCAAAACCCAGGAATTATTCGGAATAAATTAAAAGTGAGAGCTACAGTCACCAACGCTCAAAATTTCATAAAAATTCAGGAAGAATTCGGGAGTTTCAGCAAATATATTTGGAGTTTTGTAGGCGGCGAACCAATACAAAACGAAATAGAAGATTACAAAAAAGCCCCTGCAACTACCGCCATTAGCGATAAATTAAGTAAAGATTTAAAGAAAAAGGGGTTTAAGTTTGTAGGCTCTACCGTAATGTACGCACATATGCAGGCCACGGGAATGGTAAATGATCACGAAGTATCTTGCTTTAGAAATTCAGAAGTAAAAGAGCTTGATAAATAA
- a CDS encoding energy transducer TonB: MDFFDKHKALIITVLFCSVLILGLYNFNLSQKQKYQQEMLVDLEEYTPTQEDEEEIPEEEPEPETPNNSPETHRAFNENQEARQENFNRELDEILEQNSAQQEESSDSKTETSTKGTFTTGSKSETKKQSDGDNSSKDISTQSGSLRNSSISFSLRGRNAVSIPNPIYTCDLPGKIVVNITVNAEGRVVNTGINKASSNSDNECLTEKALDYAANAVFSRLSGRNEQLGTITYNFKP, translated from the coding sequence ATGGATTTTTTCGATAAACATAAAGCCCTCATAATTACCGTACTTTTTTGTTCGGTTTTAATTCTTGGTTTGTATAACTTCAACCTGTCCCAAAAACAAAAATACCAACAGGAAATGTTAGTAGATTTAGAGGAATATACACCAACCCAGGAAGATGAAGAAGAAATTCCAGAAGAGGAACCTGAACCGGAAACCCCTAATAATTCACCAGAAACTCACAGGGCATTTAATGAAAACCAGGAAGCCCGGCAAGAGAATTTTAATAGGGAATTAGATGAAATCTTAGAACAGAACAGTGCGCAACAGGAAGAAAGTTCAGATAGCAAAACAGAAACTTCTACAAAGGGCACTTTCACTACCGGAAGTAAATCAGAAACAAAAAAACAATCTGATGGAGATAATTCTTCCAAAGATATTTCTACTCAATCAGGAAGTTTAAGAAACAGTTCTATCTCATTTTCGCTACGCGGAAGAAATGCCGTTTCCATTCCAAATCCTATTTATACCTGCGATCTACCCGGAAAAATTGTGGTAAACATTACAGTAAATGCTGAAGGACGGGTTGTTAATACTGGTATTAACAAAGCAAGTTCAAATTCAGATAACGAATGCCTAACAGAAAAAGCATTAGACTATGCTGCAAATGCGGTATTTTCAAGGCTGTCGGGCAGAAATGAGCAACTTGGCACAATTACTTATAATTTTAAACCTTAA
- the truB gene encoding tRNA pseudouridine(55) synthase TruB, with protein sequence MTTEIKKFTPEDFQTGQILVFDKPLEWTSFQLVNKVRWLIRKSCGIKKIKVGHAGTLDPLATGVLVICTGKFTKRIPELQGTEKEYTGTFTLGATTPSYDMETEVDKTFETAHIAEEDLDGAALQLTGEIQQTPPVFSALKKDGKRLYEYARKGEDVKLESRPVTIHKFEVDAPRFPIVDFKIICSKGTYIRSMANDFGIALGSGAYLSSLKRTRVGEFTIENSLDLQSFEKLLPSA encoded by the coding sequence ATGACCACAGAAATTAAAAAATTCACTCCTGAAGATTTTCAAACCGGCCAGATCCTGGTTTTTGACAAGCCATTGGAGTGGACTTCTTTTCAGTTGGTTAACAAGGTGCGTTGGTTAATTAGAAAAAGCTGCGGAATAAAAAAGATAAAAGTAGGCCATGCAGGCACTTTAGATCCTTTGGCTACTGGGGTTTTAGTAATATGTACAGGGAAATTCACCAAAAGAATACCGGAGCTACAAGGAACCGAAAAAGAATATACAGGGACTTTCACCCTGGGCGCCACTACCCCTTCTTACGACATGGAAACTGAAGTAGACAAAACCTTCGAAACAGCGCATATTGCAGAAGAAGATTTAGATGGAGCTGCACTTCAGCTTACGGGAGAAATTCAGCAAACACCACCGGTCTTTTCAGCTTTAAAAAAAGATGGGAAACGCCTTTATGAATACGCCAGAAAAGGAGAAGACGTAAAATTAGAAAGTAGACCGGTTACCATACACAAATTTGAAGTTGATGCTCCCAGGTTTCCCATAGTAGATTTTAAAATAATTTGCAGTAAAGGCACTTATATTAGAAGTATGGCCAACGATTTTGGAATCGCACTTGGCTCTGGCGCCTACCTCTCTTCTCTTAAACGCACCCGTGTAGGCGAATTCACTATAGAAAACTCTTTAGACCTCCAGTCTTTTGAAAAATTGCTACCTTCAGCATAA
- a CDS encoding undecaprenyl-diphosphate phosphatase: protein MNELDAAILGIIQGLTEFLPVSSSGHLELGKALLGDNSIPSESLLFTVILHAATALSTIVVFRKDVAEIFRGLFQFKWNDEFKFSLKIILSMIPAAIIGVFFEEQLEVLFGGNIIFVGFMLIVTALLLWLADKAKNTDKPVSYSNAFVIGVSQAIAILPGISRSGATISTSVLLGNDKTKAARFSFLMVVPLILGKIAKDLLDGNLMESTTSFSVLAIGFIASFLAGLAACTWMISIVKKSKLSYFAIYCFIAGIVSIGVAYYN, encoded by the coding sequence TTGAACGAATTAGATGCTGCCATTCTGGGAATAATCCAGGGGCTAACCGAATTTTTGCCTGTTTCTTCCAGTGGCCACCTGGAACTTGGTAAGGCACTGCTGGGCGATAATAGCATTCCCAGTGAATCTCTACTTTTTACAGTTATTCTTCACGCTGCAACGGCATTGAGTACCATTGTGGTTTTTAGAAAAGATGTAGCAGAAATTTTTAGAGGCCTGTTTCAGTTTAAATGGAACGACGAGTTTAAATTTTCATTAAAAATTATTCTCTCAATGATTCCGGCTGCTATTATTGGAGTTTTCTTTGAAGAACAATTAGAAGTCCTCTTTGGCGGAAATATTATTTTTGTAGGATTTATGCTTATCGTTACGGCGCTTTTATTATGGCTGGCAGATAAAGCCAAAAATACCGATAAACCTGTAAGTTACAGTAATGCATTTGTAATTGGGGTTTCGCAAGCTATCGCAATTTTACCGGGGATTTCCCGAAGTGGCGCTACAATTTCTACTTCAGTATTATTAGGAAACGATAAAACTAAAGCTGCAAGATTTTCATTTTTAATGGTTGTTCCTTTAATTTTAGGAAAAATAGCCAAAGATCTTTTAGATGGTAATTTAATGGAAAGCACTACATCTTTCTCTGTTCTGGCTATTGGTTTTATCGCCTCTTTTCTTGCAGGGCTTGCAGCCTGTACCTGGATGATAAGTATTGTAAAGAAAAGTAAGCTCTCTTATTTTGCTATTTATTGCTTTATTGCAGGAATAGTTTCTATTGGGGTTGCGTACTATAATTAA
- a CDS encoding DUF3098 domain-containing protein has protein sequence MNKKQQPTDHKKYFIFEKKNYQFMFIGLAVITLGFILMAGGGSDDPNTFNPDIYSFQRIRLAPTLVLLGFAIEVYAILLNPKK, from the coding sequence ATGAATAAAAAACAGCAACCTACAGATCATAAAAAATACTTCATTTTTGAGAAGAAGAATTACCAGTTTATGTTTATTGGGCTGGCGGTAATTACTTTAGGTTTTATTCTTATGGCTGGTGGCGGCAGTGACGACCCCAACACTTTTAATCCCGATATTTATAGTTTTCAGCGTATTCGCCTAGCTCCAACTTTAGTACTGCTTGGTTTTGCAATAGAAGTTTATGCTATTTTATTAAATCCCAAAAAGTAA
- a CDS encoding metallophosphatase domain-containing protein, which translates to MKLICISDTHNKHAQIPIPPGDVLIHAGDITEGGTKREVVDFLKWFSSQPHEHKIFIAGNHDFYFEKFNEEEIQEIIPENVHYLKESGIIINGIKFWGSPVTPGDGTWAFNQKQTQETDAHWEQIPKDTKVLISHTPPYKIKDVLNNGRHIGCASLFKTIEKRKIKFHIFGHVHDSYGITKVGGTKFINASCLDNKYRYLHPPLEFDIN; encoded by the coding sequence ATGAAGCTAATTTGCATTTCAGACACTCATAACAAACACGCACAAATTCCAATTCCCCCGGGAGACGTTTTAATTCACGCAGGAGATATTACCGAGGGTGGAACTAAAAGGGAAGTAGTAGATTTTCTAAAATGGTTTTCTTCACAGCCCCACGAACATAAAATTTTTATAGCCGGAAATCACGATTTCTATTTTGAAAAATTTAATGAGGAAGAAATTCAGGAGATAATCCCTGAAAACGTTCATTATTTAAAGGAAAGCGGCATTATAATTAATGGAATTAAATTTTGGGGTTCGCCTGTAACACCCGGTGACGGCACCTGGGCTTTTAACCAGAAACAAACCCAGGAAACTGATGCGCACTGGGAACAAATCCCAAAAGACACCAAAGTGCTTATTTCGCACACACCTCCTTACAAGATTAAAGACGTTTTGAATAATGGCAGGCATATTGGCTGCGCTTCACTTTTTAAAACCATAGAAAAACGTAAGATTAAATTTCACATTTTTGGTCACGTTCACGATTCTTATGGAATTACTAAGGTAGGGGGAACAAAATTTATAAACGCTTCCTGTTTGGATAATAAATATCGATATCTTCACCCGCCCCTCGAATTTGATATCAATTAG
- a CDS encoding AsmA family protein: MKKKYKLFLSFIVILIVLVLGVIGGNMFIESKMETALNKNLQKAEFKYERLNASLLGRSASISNPVYKKNGMQITAEEIKLDGIDIFEYISNKNIEINTLKFTKPEVTIYTETEKEKDSSKGGNSAKINLLIKLVEVVDGNFRMAKNDSVKEQLFANIPSLNLKNVSVDQKSLKNGLPFNYEGFQMASDSLFFNLNDLHDMYVEKMEMKENSLTFSKIKMKPLYDKQEFQNHIPYEKDRFDLSLGELAFKSFKWSFKNDSLSLESENTRITNGDIKIYRDKQVKDDPRQKPMYSKMIRELPFKLKLDTLKVENLAIQYEELVKPKRGPGKVTFKNLNASIYNISNVNMNAEDFPRTDIDVQTQFMGEANLNVNWNFDISNKADVFSISGQMDRISSEGINQFMKPALNVKAEGGIRDMRFNFTGNNQNSTGDMKLVYKDFKVEVLQKDGEEENKFLSAIANLIVNNDATSAEKEQKNIKTKRTQNKSFWNYLWKNVRNGALKSFL; this comes from the coding sequence TTGAAGAAAAAATATAAATTATTTCTGAGTTTTATTGTTATTCTTATTGTGCTGGTCCTGGGCGTAATTGGGGGCAATATGTTTATTGAAAGTAAAATGGAAACGGCTCTTAACAAAAATCTCCAAAAAGCTGAATTTAAATATGAAAGACTAAATGCGAGCCTTTTGGGGAGAAGCGCATCTATAAGCAATCCGGTATATAAAAAGAACGGAATGCAAATTACTGCTGAAGAAATAAAGCTTGACGGAATTGATATTTTTGAATATATAAGCAATAAAAATATTGAAATAAATACCTTAAAATTCACAAAACCTGAAGTGACAATTTATACCGAAACCGAGAAAGAAAAGGATAGTTCAAAAGGGGGAAATTCTGCAAAAATAAACCTCTTGATTAAATTGGTTGAGGTGGTTGATGGGAATTTTAGAATGGCTAAAAACGATTCGGTTAAAGAGCAGCTTTTTGCAAATATCCCATCCCTAAACTTAAAGAACGTAAGTGTAGATCAAAAATCCTTAAAAAACGGACTTCCATTTAATTATGAGGGATTTCAGATGGCATCAGATAGTTTGTTTTTTAATCTCAACGATTTACACGATATGTATGTTGAAAAGATGGAGATGAAGGAGAACTCTCTTACATTCAGCAAGATTAAGATGAAACCTCTATATGATAAACAGGAATTTCAAAATCATATTCCTTATGAAAAAGACAGGTTTGATTTAAGCCTGGGAGAATTGGCTTTTAAATCTTTTAAATGGAGTTTTAAGAACGATTCGCTTAGCCTGGAGAGTGAGAATACAAGAATAACAAACGGCGATATTAAAATATATCGCGATAAACAAGTGAAAGACGATCCCCGCCAGAAACCAATGTACAGTAAAATGATTAGGGAATTGCCGTTTAAATTGAAGTTAGATACCCTTAAAGTTGAAAATCTAGCTATACAATATGAAGAACTTGTTAAGCCAAAAAGAGGACCCGGGAAAGTGACTTTTAAAAATCTTAATGCCAGTATTTACAATATTAGTAATGTAAATATGAATGCTGAAGATTTCCCCAGAACAGATATTGATGTACAAACTCAGTTTATGGGAGAGGCGAATCTTAATGTGAACTGGAATTTTGATATTTCAAATAAAGCTGACGTATTTTCAATTTCGGGACAAATGGACAGGATTTCCAGTGAAGGGATTAACCAGTTTATGAAACCGGCATTAAACGTAAAAGCTGAAGGTGGAATTAGAGATATGCGGTTTAATTTCACGGGGAACAACCAGAATTCTACCGGAGATATGAAACTTGTGTATAAAGATTTTAAAGTAGAGGTGCTTCAAAAAGATGGGGAAGAAGAAAATAAATTCCTTTCTGCCATCGCAAACTTAATAGTAAACAACGATGCTACTTCTGCAGAAAAAGAGCAGAAAAATATTAAAACGAAACGAACACAAAACAAATCGTTCTGGAATTACTTATGGAAAAATGTTAGAAACGGCGCATTAAAGTCCTTTCTTTAA